The genomic window TCCATTCCCCCAATATTTTTTATCTATAATATATGCAACTCCAACATTTTTTTCTCCACCTATTTCTTCTATTAAAGGTCCCATAACTCCAATAAAATCACCTGTATTTTTTTGAATAACAGAAAAATAACTAAATCCTTCATTTTTATAACGAATTTTATTTTTTTCTATCCATTCTCTTGTTTCATCTTCAGAAAACCCATGTCCCCAAGCATACATAATCTCTTCATCTTTTAATATTTTATGAATTTTATTAAAATCCATATCAACAATCTTTCTAAATTTTAACCTTTCACTTTCTACTATGTATTCGTTTTTTAAATCCATGAATTTCTACCTCCTAGAAATTTAATCAATTTATAAGGTATAGTATCACGAATTAATCTGAAAACAAATATTTAGATTTAAATTTAAGATAAAAAA from Cetobacterium sp. ZOR0034 includes these protein-coding regions:
- a CDS encoding GNAT family N-acetyltransferase, producing MDLKNEYIVESERLKFRKIVDMDFNKIHKILKDEEIMYAWGHGFSEDETREWIEKNKIRYKNEGFSYFSVIQKNTGDFIGVMGPLIEEIGGEKNVGVAYIIDKKYWGNGYATEAVKVFIDYAFNILKVNKVIAQIRPENIKSSKVAQRVGMKLEGEFIKIYKEEEMLHYIYSISSENIKL